In Osmerus eperlanus chromosome 4, fOsmEpe2.1, whole genome shotgun sequence, the sequence GAGTTCATGGAAAACCTAGCCAGATGCCTTGACAGACTCATTATTGCAAAATCTCTGTTTTTTTCTGTGGAAACATGCACATTAAAGTATACTATCACATGATCTCAAAGAAAACTGTCCTCAGAGTGACACACTCATCACACTTACGTTCTCTGACTTCACTACTGCAATCCTGTCAATGATGAGTTTGAATTCCTCTCTGTATTTAGCTGTGGAAAAGGAAGGCTTATTAATTTCTCAATAGCCCCATGTGGCTTGTTTGCaaggattcaacagacattatAATGAAACAAACATCCTTCGGATCATCATTCTAATTACATCTAAGCTCACATCAAGACCACATGATATATCTAAAGATTAAATAAGCACTCAAACAGTTGCTCTCAAGCTCCAGTATACAATCACAGACTAATTCCAATCAACACAGAAGAAAGGATGATGGCTATTTGGAGAAGTCGCTGTGGGGCCTGTGAAGGTTGGTGGATGATGTTGGTGGATGAGGTGTTCTGTGTCTTAATCCTCCCACCCCTGAGCCAGGCGGGCCAGAGGCTGCAGATGGGAGGACAGCCATTCCAGTGCTAACCAAACGCAGCTCGGGTTGCAAAACAATCATACCAAAACAGTCGCTGGGAAAGGGACAAAGAGGAAACCAGACCTCCTCCAACTCCCCCAAAAACCACTCACTCATCCCCAAAGGCCCAAAGTGTCTCTATTTTTGCAGCAAGGCTTTCCTGTGGGAGCCAAACAAGTATTGGTTGGTTGGCTAACATAGCTGTTACACCCCGGACCACTATCAGATGAAGCTAGCCACTAGTGTATGTGAATCTCAGACTGAAGTTCATATTTCTGTGTCTGACTAAGCTCTCCTTGACCTTTAATATTCTGTAGCTCTCCAGTGTTCTTGGCTACATACCTAGACAATAGTGTTTTCATGGACATAATGCAGTCCATGTGTCCATGGACTGTTCAATATATACGCTGGAGAATTTCACTTGAGAATGTTGCTAAGGCATGTGTGGGTGGACAATTGAACGCTTTCCTTTTTCCTGACAGCAGGGGGAAAGAACATTCAGCAGAAGATAGATACAtggttcacacatacacaacaggaAATCCAAAGGAAGCTGCCACTTACATCTATCAACAAAAGAATTCCGGGCGTACCAGTGAGTAACACAGTGTACATGTTGAGTTACACATTAGCCTAAGATAGATATTGAAAACACACAGCAACTGACACATCAGTGCTTTCACATTTTCCAAGAGTGTTCTATCCTGACAAACATAGACTCTATCAGAGACCTAGAAATACAGCCTAAATTACAGTAAATTAAAACACCACAATCACAATTATGTCCTTGAAGCTGGAAACACATGCTGCTGTGACAGCCATTAAGTAAGAGGACATAATTTCCCTGATTGGAGAGCCTTGTCAGATGGCACAATATCAAAGCAGCTTTCTAAACCTCTGTCAACAACTGCTCCACTGATACAGCATCTGTACAGTATGAGCAGACAACTGTCACACAAGGTCACATCGGATAATCATATTATAAAGTGGGCTATAAAGTGGTCTAACATGTTAGGCAAGCTCAGTGAGCGCTCAAGATGCATAGCCTATCAAGACGCATGTGAATGTATAAAATACACAACTGAAAACAGTTCAGGGAATATGGCAAACAATTGTTGTTTGTCTTCTTCCAACTGTCTGTACAATGGTTGTTGTGATTCGGTGTAAGGCACTATTCAGGCTGTTTCAACTGGCCTCGTAGAGGAAATGATAGAATTCCTTGTGTAATTGCATCTGTTTACACAACCTTTAATGTAAAGCAGATGTTTGGTTTACTCGAAACGAGTAGACAACAATGGAATGAAACGACACGCTGCTTGAAAACTGAAAGAGTTGATTTCTGATACCATATTTAGCATCTGTGTCGATCGGTTGAATGGCAGATGTGATGCACGAGGTGATCCACTGAACGGTCAGTGACTTGCGTCAATTCACCCTTCACAAGTCTTCTCTACTGTAGTTTTGTGAGCTCTGGACAACTGTTGCTGTTATATTTTGTTTAGAATGTGTCCATTCTCTGATATATTAGAATGCTACTTACCACGCAATTGCAAGTCGCTATGGCCAATAAATGGCTTATATGTCTTCAATAGGTCTGCATTTTTTACTTTGCCTCCGGCTGAATAAAAATAATCCAGCAACGATTCTTCACTGACATCCATTTAGCCTAATATGTAAACGTTTTGTATCCACAAATAAATTATGTGTTGGTCACCATGAAAGTCTTAATGGTCTTATTACCATGGCATAATGCCGTCCCCTAGGCTAATTTGGAAAGAAAAATGTATAGTACATGTCCAACTTCACTCCACCCAAACCAGACCACTGCTGCGACTCCTCCTGTTAACCCTTTCCTTCCTGAAATAACCGTCAAAAAGAAGCATTCTCACATATTTTAGTTTGAAGAGAAACCAACCAAAAGCTCAATTATATATTATGTATTGTAGCATTGTACGTATGTACTGTACCAGTGTAGGCATTGTAAAATACCTGTCCCAAAGAACACAGTTTTATATTATCATTATTTCTCATGTGGGATGAATCGTGCACAATATGTATTTGAACACTACTAACATTTAACATGGATCTCACAAATAGTTTCATTCAAAAATATCCATGATCTAAAATGTGTAATGaacctgttgttgttgtgttcactCTGGTGAAAGTGATTTGCCCTGTGCATGGGCCACAGGGAGCTTATTCCACAGTGTGGGGGCCCATTCTGCTAGAGCCCTAGTGCAGTTAAGGCCAGTGTCAGTTAAGGTATTATACCACACACAATGTCACATTAATTGTGTCAATGCGTTCTGAATATTAAATGCATTCGACTTACCCATTAATCTTGTCGTTCTCCACTTGTAGGCATAGCTACTCTTAAAATGAATTTCAATTTAATTAAGAAATATGCTTGTGATttccatttcatattttttaccACCCTAAAAATACAATATTGAAATGACAATAAGCTTCTTATGAGCTGATACCATTATAAAGGGAAGGTATCGGCAGGTCATGTAAAATAGGACCTTATGCTCTCTCAATTGAGACAACTTTCATAAGGATAAAGAAATATGATCTGCTAACATATGCCACGTCTttgtaatgtaaaatatttgtcaGACAGCATCTGGCACCATTTTAATCACCTTTATACCATTACTGGAATACACTGTGTGAATGGAATTTAGAGGCAATCACATTTTACTCAACATCGAagcagacaggggggggggggtcgtgtaaGAGTGACTGTTGTCTAGCAGAGTACTTTTCAAATGTCTTTAAAACTTAATCAGAGATGCAAACCCTAATGGGATAAAACTCAAATTAAAATCATTTTAAACTTCAAGTCACAAAATCAGTCTTATCTGTGACAAGGAGAGCCAGACATCACCCATCTACTATGTGACCTATTACACCGAGGGCCCCATGTGCTGAGGGCCCATAGGGGCCAGATGTTGTGCTGTGGCCCTCCACACAACCAGAAGGTCAATCAGTGTCTAATAGCAGTGTGTGGTTGATAGAACACAGCTGTTCACAGGGTGATCCAGTCCATATGGCCACCACCAGTCCACAGGCCTTTTCACGGCACAGCCTTGTAAACACACTTTAGTTCCCTGTTCGgtactctcttttttttttccctcttttcAAACCTGTAAAAACGAACCTAAATCCAATCACCGCGCTCCTCTAAAGGGGATTGTGTTGATTAATGTGGATCTGTAGTGACAGTAGCCAACCCATAAACCCTGCTGAGATTACAAGCACTCAGGCAGCCAGCCGGCACTCGGCCACGCCTGGGTCGAGGCTCCGGGGGCCGAggttgagaggcagagagagcttATCGAAGGATTGTTTGGGCAGACAATGGTGTCTACCTGATTTTTAATCCCTGCTCCATAAGAGTGCAGGGGATTGGCAGAGTTTAATAAATGAAAGTGCTCCCATAATCAGGATTTACCAAAGTGCCCCTTTGTGTTAATCGGACATTTTTACAGCATGCTTTTTTGACATCTGTCATAGGGAGCAGGCTGTGTAACCCCGCGCTGCCCCTAGCTGCATGAACTGTACATTGCGGAGAACAAGCATGCATTTCATCAGATCATGGAAACAAGGCTCAAATCCATAGGTGACATGGAACGCAAACAGAGCTAAAGGAAAGATATGAATCATAAAGCCATAGGAGAGGACAGCACCTCCCACGGGATGACACAGTCCTGTCGTGTATGCAGTGTGCGTTGCCATGGTGATTCATTTCATAATGTATGCCAACACCAAGCAAATGGGACATTTGTAATGTGCTACCACGGTGACTGTAAACACTTCTATATTTCATATCCCTTATGTGACAACCTGCACCAGCGGTGCCCCCTCAATAGCCTTAACTACCACAGGCTAATAGAGCAGGGTTGTAATTACTTTGTAGTTCGAAGAGAAAAGCTGCATTTTAGTAATTAAACTCCAGCATATCAGCACTAAAGCATTATAAAATTGTTCTAAAATCAAGGATTACAACAACAAATCCATGAGGGCCAGATGTGACAACGGTGGGGGCCGATGGATTCTGGATCAGATTAAGATGAAAATCCCAGAGGGCCCGTGCTGTCTTTTCCATGTGGATTAGGGTATTGTGTGGATTCAACATGCTGTAATCCAGAGATTAGCTGATATAATCACCTGTAAATACACCTTGGTCATGGCACGGCCAGGAGATTGTGTCCCTGCCCTGCCGTCCTGCCCTGCCGTCCTGCCCTGCCGTCCTGCCCTGAGCAGGAGGCTGAACTCCACTGTCCTGTGGACACACTGCACCACGTACACAGGTGAGCCCTTCTGCCCTGTCATGCCCTGACCTGGCCTCTCACGTCAGGACACATCGCTTCCAACTGATGGGTCTGTTTAGATGCAGAGATATAATGTGTAGTGAAAGGAATGGGAATTTCAAAGGGAGGATAACTTGATGGTAGCTGTATGCACACAACAGTAACCTAACATCAGCATGAGAGCACTTAGGCCCTGGACAGGGCTTTGGTTGCTAGTGCTTCCTACTCATGTAGTGTAAAGTGTTGTTCATTAATGTGTACACAAGACAGGATCCTTTAGTCAAGGAGTAACTATTTGAGGGGTCTCCAGTCCAAGTCCTTTCAAGGGTCAAGGAACGAGGCAGAATGCTCAGAAACACTTTTTCACTAGACTGTTAATGCCACCTGCTGGACGTCCACGGGAATAACATGACACATACATGGGCGGTTTGTATCCAGTCAAGGTTTAATAAGACTGAATCGGTTCTGTTTATCTCCTAAAACCACTCCCATACTGTTAATTCAAAACATAGAAAACTGTTACAAAATATTTCACAatgcatttttattttgtaagaCACTTAAAGAGACGTTCCTGAAAGGGAGAACACATGATTTTGGTTCATAGCAAATTTATGCTTGACACAAAAATCCAAATATTAAGACTACACCAACAAAAAATGTTATGTAAGCAAACCATATAAACAATATCTTATATATAAACATAAAAGACTTAATAAATATTACACATAAACAAAACTAAAAGTAAACAAAGTTAAACTATTTGGTTTGAGCAACATTTGGGAAGGACAATTAAAGGACTTCAAAAtgatctctgtgtctgtcagtgggATTGTTTTAGTGTGTTTTTTATAttagtgaaagaaaaaaagccaATTAAAAAAATTCAGCTAGGCTTATTTATATTACAGGTATTATTCTTCCAAACGGTTGCTCAGAATCTTCAGATATCACTATGCTGTCATGGCCGAGAGAGGAATCACCAAACTGAAATGTATGAGAAGAAGTCCAGAGGACTTCTCTTTCAAACAAGAAGCAAGTTCTTCCTGGTGCGTGTGTCTACTAGTTTTGTTCTCTTACGGTGGCTAGAATGAGAGCAGTTTCACACCAATCAATACTTTAGTGCAGTAGTGTTCCCCCAAAACAGCTTGACATCACCACATGCTCTACACATCTATCTCAGAACCAAGAGTCCATCAGCCTCCCTCTAAACAGAGAGACTGGAAGTCTAAGTTATCTTAATGAATTCATAGAACCAGTGAACTGAAAATGAACAGCCGAGTAGAAGCTCTAGGACTGTGCAGGTGTCATCAGCAATCTTTTCGAAAGGAAGAGTGAGAAATAAACTAGGAGCTGTTAGCTGTTCACACCTGATTATATACAGCACTCAACAATGTATGTTGGGGAAGAACAACTTAAACTATCATCTAAACAGGTCCCTCTTTGGACAATCACAACATTAATTTGGTTCAGTCAAGATCAACGAACATCGTTCATACACGCAGACAacaacagacacacgcacatacatactTCCGCGCATGCGACGTCAAAAAGCAAACCATGAATGGAAATTCACTGTGCACTGCCAATGTAAATTCACCCCCATTAGTGATTCTCTTCTGCTGAACATAAGATTTGTGCAATACTATACAATGTCTTGAAGTAAACCTGGAGTAGCACGCACGGGGGCAGCCTGGCTGCTGCAGCTGAACAACATCTCAAGACAGGATCTTCTCAGTCGTgtgcttgtctctccctctgtcgcgTGTTCCGAGACCGTGTCTCGTCCGCGCCGGTCCTCTCTGGTCGAGAACTGGAGCTGGGTCTACAAGCGCTGCCCTCCtggggcccccctgcccccgctggtctctcctgtgaGGGAAGGGGTTTGGGGAGGCGACCCTCAGCAGTTCGTCCCCGTACGGCCCCAGTCTCTCGCTTTCCAAGCCCCTCAATGCTACTTCCGTTCCAAAGTGCAAGCAGTTGATGTCTAACCGCCTCTCCCCTCCATGCGATAAACTCAAGCCAATGCAACGGTGAATAGAATAGTCGCTGTCCAGTTGCAAAACCCGGACACTGCGGACACTGTCCGGTAGgcaaggagaaggaagagggcagCAAGAGCGAGTGCATTTGTGTCACAAGGAATCCAGTCTCCACGCAGATGCCAAACAATGTGGGTTCTTTATACAGACAGACGCTACTGCTTGGTTGGCTTCCAAAGTGGTTACACCTCCCTGAAACAAGGCAGATTAAAGATTAAAAAAACGCTTCAACACATTTTGTGTGTAGTAAGCTGTAATGAGTTGCAGTAAGTAAAGTGTAGTAAAATGTCTTCAGTAAAATGTTGTAAGGTGTAGCATAGGATAATGTGCCATGACTTACGATGCAGTGAGGGTGGAGTTTAGGACCAAGGTGGTACGTATCCTGTAGAGCTGCGCCAGCGTCAGCTTCTTGTGCTGCTGGGCGGGACACTTCCTGCTCTTGGGCGACTCCTCCCCCGCACCGCCACTAGGTGTCGCCTCGCCCTTCCCCTCCAGAGAGCCAGAGGGCCCCGTCTCCCCGTCCGAGCCGCTGCTGTTGGCCTGGCCACCGCCGCCCATGCAGGCTTCCGCCCTCTTCAACTGCTTGGCCTCGGTCCTCCTCAGGGCTCCGGAGGGCATGCTCTGGGTCAGGAAGTCCTCAGGCTCACTCTGACACAGCTCTGTGCAGTCTTGACTCAGCTCCGACAGGCTCTTACTGTGCACCAAGGATGTGGTCTTCTGTGCCTGCCGGCACTCGGATGGGTCGGGGTCCCGGGGgcggcgtgtgtgagtgagggcgTGCGCCAGGTGCTGCAGCAGGTTGTCCTCCGAGCGAGACTTGTGCGCCAGGCTGGAGGGCGTCTGGAGGAAGCGCAGGCGGGCCTGCACCGGGGGACGCCGGCGAAGCTTCAAGGACTGAGCCACCGACAACTGGGAACCGAACGAGGTGGAATCTTCTtcttcctgctcttcctcctcctcctcctcctcctcctcctcctcttcctcctcctcctcctccccagcatctgacacattctcctcctcgtcctcctcctcctcctcctcctccaccaccgccATATCAACCCTTTCGTCTGCTGTCGTGTCTCTGCCCtccgcctgcctccctcccacctcctcctcggtgtcctccccctcactctggcCTGGGCAGGACCGCTGCTCCAGCAGGGACTCAGGGGAGAGAGTACCGTAGGCGCTGTCCATTGACATGGACCGACACTGGGGTTCCAGCTCCACACactccagaccagcctcctgGCTCTGGTCAGGGGGGGGTTGCTGGGTGTCAGGTCCagttggagaggtggaggtggctgGTTCAGGGTGGCTGCTTGTAGGCCCCCCAGGGTCTGTgtttggggcgggggggacctCGCCTGACTCCTCTGTGTCCATGACTGAGAGAGTCTCTGTGGAGCCATCAGAATGactaggggagagagaaagggttcgACTTGTTATCATTTACCCTGATACTAGTACCAAACATACAGCAAAATAACCTGTGtggatgtatttgtgtgtgtgtgtgtgtgtgtgtgtgtggctgtacctTGTGTTGGGCTCCTCCTTGTGTTGCAGGCAGGGGGAGCTGGTGGTGGAgttgctgctctcctcctcctcctcctccccgtcgcCCTCGAGACGTCTCTGCAGGTTCACCTGCTGGCGCAGCACCTCCTCGGTCCGCAGCCTCTGGAGTTGGTTCtgccaacacagcacacacacacctgcttactACTGACAACATGACCACTGAAACCAGCTCAAACACTAGAATACGGCTCGTCTGTGTCTCTAATCCAGCCTCAATGTCATCATGCAATCCAGCTGCTGGGCGAGCAGAACGGGGGATATCTGAAAGGTTTTCCTCCTGTACCTGGGCGTTGCAGATGGCATCGACCCAGCTTCGCCCCTGGGCGGCGCTGTTGGCCTGTAGAGTGTAGGCCGCCACGGCGCTCTTGAACTCGTTGAGGTATATGAGGGTGAAAGAACCTACTGAcaggcagagaaagggagagagagagaaagagagagagagagagaacgtcaaCATATGCTGTTTCTCTGGGTACACAgaatacactgtacacacaaggATGTTTTGGGGCCCGGGCCATCCGTAACTCCTGACCACACGAGTAGGGGTTGTGTCTGGCCCGGGGTGAGTGGCGGCAGGGCACCGTCACGCTCCGGGCTGTGGGGGTCCAGGCTGGGACTCACCGGGGTCTTTCAGCTCCTTGCAGACCACGTTGTGGATGAGGAGCGGCTGGCGGATGACCttcaccttctccaccctcttcACAGGCTTGGTGATCAGGAGCAGGTCGGTGAAGAGGAAGCAGTACACGTCCatctgaggaagggagagggagggaggttggggatTAGCAAAGGAATTTCCTCTCAATCCAGGTCCGAGTCATTGGTGAGAAATGTGTCCCGCTGTCTGATTGGAGGTGTTAGGTCAGCACTGCGGTGAAGGAGGAAGGTTGTGCCGGGGGAGCAGAAACCTCTGCTGCAGCTGTGAAGCAGAGGTTCCCCCCAGGAGGCAGACTCACCCTGCTGTCTTTGCCCTCCTTCATGCGCAGCGCCCCCTCCAGGTGGAGCTGGCGAGTCTCGTCGGGGGACGTGCCCCTCATGGGAGCCATCAGGTCGAAGCGGTTAAACTCCTTGAGGATCTGAGCACCgtgcagaggggaaggagaagaggaagggctGTTAGGGTCAGCACATGAGTGACGACAGGAGGGCATGTTTCACCAGGCTGGAGTGGCGAGGGTGGGGGGATCTGTGTTGGGGAGATTCCCGAGGCTCGATGTGTGTTCCGTCtcaccttctccacctcctcactgctgccctccACGGCCTCGTAGGAGTCGATGCGGCCGGAGGTGTCGGCCAGTTTCTGCTGCTCCTGCCGCTGGCGCATCTGGGAGTCCACGCTGTTGATGAAGCCCTCCACACACGCCACCTGGGGAGCACACACCAGCACTCAGACCAGGACAATCTATCCAAAACCCAAACCAAACTAAACGAATGCTCCAAAATCAAATActtttcttctccccctccctccctccctccctccctccctccctctctccctctctccctctctctctctctctctctctctctctctctctcaccatgctGTTGACAGCGTCCCGGGCCTCTGTGTCGTCGGTCTTCTTCAGGACGCTCTTCAGCAGGAGGGGGTACTTGGTGAGCCTCTGGTGGGGCTTGGCCAGCATGTCTGCCAGCTTCAGGCGGTTACACTGCTTATGGGTCTCGGCCCACTGCAGGAGCACAGACCAGGAGGCGTTTTAGTACACTGAAACCACCATTCCGCTTTCGGGGGAAAGGCGGACATTTTGAAAGGGTTGTTGACTAGGAGAGCGAACGCAGGAGGGAGACTGACCGTCACGTAGATCCTGAAGAGCTCGTTGTCCCTGTGAAGCGAGCGCATGTGCTCCatgcagccctcctcctccatgcagTAACGGATGTAGGGCTTGAACCTGGAgccaaactgcacacacaaacacaccagaggCTTTACTGGATGCACGCTTCCATCACTTGCCtccgcaggagagagaggcagagtgtccatacagtgtgtgtttgtgtgtgtgtgtgtgtgtctcaccgttCGGAAGCCGTGCAGCAGGTCACAGGGGTCGAGCAGGCTGCGGGCCAGCCTGGCCTTCTCCAGAGCGGGCAGCATGACCTGGTTCCACAGGGCCGTGTGCAGACGCACGATGTCCTGGATGTTACTGAACATCCTGCTGGGCTCCACCTCCGTCAGCAGGCCACTCTCCTGGAGGTTGAGCAGGCCGCACAGGAACAGCTGcataggaggaggggaggagggggaggaggggaggaggaggaggaggggaggaggggagacgtcAGTGTGGACGAAATACAACCTCTGCATGGCATTCTGGGAACACAGCACACTCGGTAGATGTCGTACAAGATCAAATGATGAAGAATTCACTCTCAACTGGACCTGAAATTAAACtatgggttgtgtgtgtaattCCAGCCCTCCATGCAGGGGTAAATGTGTATGCagtagagagaggtgtgtgtgtgtgtgtgtgtgtgtgagagaagctgCAGAGAGGGAAAGGTCCTTACATCAGTGATGACCCTCAGTTTTTTGATGTAGGTGGCCTCTGTGTTCAGCAGCTCCCAGATCGCCTCCTGCTGGTGGAACTGACGCCTGGTCAacgtctggacacacacacacacaaatacacacacacaaacgtacacacacacacacacacacagagtttacAGCATTAGATGGGTATGCATATCGTACAGTACAAAGTTACAGAACAGATATCTTCTGTAGAACAGGATCAGGACACATTTATTgttaatagcctactattaccAACAGATGCTGTGCTTGACTGAATCCTCCATCAATCATAATATAACCTTATCACACACTATATGAGGCTTGCTGTCAATTTTGCAACACTGCCCAGCCATCTGAGATAGGAGTTACATAAGGATAAACAAAGGCAGGCTATGATAGTATGTATCATTCCACTGATATACtgcctgactgactgtgtgtctgtcagatcTCCCACACTCCTAAAGGTGCGAGCTGAGAGCTGGCATGGTGCACACAGCTC encodes:
- the plekhg5b gene encoding pleckstrin homology domain-containing family G member 5 isoform X6 gives rise to the protein MCESCDARCHPDDTDNMHFDRHPRFDLQPQGSILARNVSTRSCPPRTSPPSDLEEENEGVSEQGERRAGGVKLVKKKPRRRHTDDPSKECFSLKFDLNVDIDTEIVPAVKKKTLREILGPVFERKGIELSRVDLFLDQSNTPLSLNFEAYRFGGHYLKVKARPGDELKVEQGVKDLRSLSLPNMKPSGGQSPYILTPGSEKVEHGSLGRRESVDLLGQARRRKNITEFLGDANIPSPDSLTQLPGSLPGVGTGPDSWKNRAAIRFSGFFSSAAGAGAFGKEVDRMEQLQNKLHSYTVFGLPKVPLQLSFHQDSWEEEEEETNLALEDSWQQLLDNPETLTRRQFHQQEAIWELLNTEATYIKKLRVITDLFLCGLLNLQESGLLTEVEPSRMFSNIQDIVRLHTALWNQVMLPALEKARLARSLLDPCDLLHGFRTFGSRFKPYIRYCMEEEGCMEHMRSLHRDNELFRIYVTWAETHKQCNRLKLADMLAKPHQRLTKYPLLLKSVLKKTDDTEARDAVNSMVACVEGFINSVDSQMRQRQEQQKLADTSGRIDSYEAVEGSSEEVEKILKEFNRFDLMAPMRGTSPDETRQLHLEGALRMKEGKDSRMDVYCFLFTDLLLITKPVKRVEKVKVIRQPLLIHNVVCKELKDPVGSFTLIYLNEFKSAVAAYTLQANSAAQGRSWVDAICNAQNQLQRLRTEEVLRQQVNLQRRLEGDGEEEEEESSNSTTSSPCLQHKEEPNTSHSDGSTETLSVMDTEESGEVPPAPNTDPGGPTSSHPEPATSTSPTGPDTQQPPPDQSQEAGLECVELEPQCRSMSMDSAYGTLSPESLLEQRSCPGQSEGEDTEEEVGGRQAEGRDTTADERVDMAVVEEEEEEEDEEENVSDAGEEEEEEEEEEEEEEEEEEQEEEDSTSFGSQLSVAQSLKLRRRPPVQARLRFLQTPSSLAHKSRSEDNLLQHLAHALTHTRRPRDPDPSECRQAQKTTSLVHSKSLSELSQDCTELCQSEPEDFLTQSMPSGALRRTEAKQLKRAEACMGGGGQANSSGSDGETGPSGSLEGKGEATPSGGAGEESPKSRKCPAQQHKKLTLAQLYRIRTTLVLNSTLTASEV
- the plekhg5b gene encoding pleckstrin homology domain-containing family G member 5 isoform X5; amino-acid sequence: MVPNKWTMNSVLHKSPPRSWLGLRLRLNEKPVQEEDWVVCQHPECPERRRASKVCHHPDCQDLNNKNPLHMCESCDARCHPDDTDNMHFDRHPRFDLQPQGSILARNVSTRSCPPRTSPPSDLEEENEGVSEQGERRAGGVKLVKKKPRRRHTDDPSKECFSLKFDLNVDIDTEIVPAVKKKTLREILGPVFERKGIELSRVDLFLDQSNTPLSLNFEAYRFGGHYLKVKARPGDELKVEQGVKDLRSLSLPNMKPSGGQSPYILTPGSEKVEHGSLGRRESVDLLGQARRRKNITEFLGDANIPSPDSLTQLPGSLPGVGTGPDSWKNRAAIRFSGFFSSAAGAGAFGKEVDRMEQLQNKLHSYTVFGLPKVPLQLSFHQDSWEEEEEETNLALEDSWQQLLDNPETLTRRQFHQQEAIWELLNTEATYIKKLRVITDLFLCGLLNLQESGLLTEVEPSRMFSNIQDIVRLHTALWNQVMLPALEKARLARSLLDPCDLLHGFRTFGSRFKPYIRYCMEEEGCMEHMRSLHRDNELFRIYVTWAETHKQCNRLKLADMLAKPHQRLTKYPLLLKSVLKKTDDTEARDAVNSMVACVEGFINSVDSQMRQRQEQQKLADTSGRIDSYEAVEGSSEEVEKILKEFNRFDLMAPMRGTSPDETRQLHLEGALRMKEGKDSRMDVYCFLFTDLLLITKPVKRVEKVKVIRQPLLIHNVVCKELKDPGSFTLIYLNEFKSAVAAYTLQANSAAQGRSWVDAICNAQNQLQRLRTEEVLRQQVNLQRRLEGDGEEEEEESSNSTTSSPCLQHKEEPNTSHSDGSTETLSVMDTEESGEVPPAPNTDPGGPTSSHPEPATSTSPTGPDTQQPPPDQSQEAGLECVELEPQCRSMSMDSAYGTLSPESLLEQRSCPGQSEGEDTEEEVGGRQAEGRDTTADERVDMAVVEEEEEEEDEEENVSDAGEEEEEEEEEEEEEEEEEEQEEEDSTSFGSQLSVAQSLKLRRRPPVQARLRFLQTPSSLAHKSRSEDNLLQHLAHALTHTRRPRDPDPSECRQAQKTTSLVHSKSLSELSQDCTELCQSEPEDFLTQSMPSGALRRTEAKQLKRAEACMGGGGQANSSGSDGETGPSGSLEGKGEATPSGGAGEESPKSRKCPAQQHKKLTLAQLYRIRTTLVLNSTLTASEV
- the plekhg5b gene encoding pleckstrin homology domain-containing family G member 5 isoform X3, producing the protein MFLYWKKRGAYELESLPSSLTELGAERYSWSSSLDIIHDLCDEKPVQEEDWVVCQHPECPERRRASKVCHHPDCQDLNNKNPLHMCESCDARCHPDDTDNMHFDRHPRFDLQPQGSILARNVSTRSCPPRTSPPSDLEEENEGVSEQGERRAGGVKLVKKKPRRRHTDDPSKECFSLKFDLNVDIDTEIVPAVKKKTLREILGPVFERKGIELSRVDLFLDQSNTPLSLNFEAYRFGGHYLKVKARPGDELKVEQGVKDLRSLSLPNMKPSGGQSPYILTPGSEKVEHGSLGRRESVDLLGQARRRKNITEFLGDANIPSPDSLTQLPGSLPGVGTGPDSWKNRAAIRFSGFFSSAAGAGAFGKEVDRMEQLQNKLHSYTVFGLPKVPLQLSFHQDSWEEEEEETNLALEDSWQQLLDNPETLTRRQFHQQEAIWELLNTEATYIKKLRVITDLFLCGLLNLQESGLLTEVEPSRMFSNIQDIVRLHTALWNQVMLPALEKARLARSLLDPCDLLHGFRTFGSRFKPYIRYCMEEEGCMEHMRSLHRDNELFRIYVTWAETHKQCNRLKLADMLAKPHQRLTKYPLLLKSVLKKTDDTEARDAVNSMVACVEGFINSVDSQMRQRQEQQKLADTSGRIDSYEAVEGSSEEVEKILKEFNRFDLMAPMRGTSPDETRQLHLEGALRMKEGKDSRMDVYCFLFTDLLLITKPVKRVEKVKVIRQPLLIHNVVCKELKDPVGSFTLIYLNEFKSAVAAYTLQANSAAQGRSWVDAICNAQNQLQRLRTEEVLRQQVNLQRRLEGDGEEEEEESSNSTTSSPCLQHKEEPNTSHSDGSTETLSVMDTEESGEVPPAPNTDPGGPTSSHPEPATSTSPTGPDTQQPPPDQSQEAGLECVELEPQCRSMSMDSAYGTLSPESLLEQRSCPGQSEGEDTEEEVGGRQAEGRDTTADERVDMAVVEEEEEEEDEEENVSDAGEEEEEEEEEEEEEEEEEEQEEEDSTSFGSQLSVAQSLKLRRRPPVQARLRFLQTPSSLAHKSRSEDNLLQHLAHALTHTRRPRDPDPSECRQAQKTTSLVHSKSLSELSQDCTELCQSEPEDFLTQSMPSGALRRTEAKQLKRAEACMGGGGQANSSGSDGETGPSGSLEGKGEATPSGGAGEESPKSRKCPAQQHKKLTLAQLYRIRTTLVLNSTLTAS